The Sabethes cyaneus chromosome 3, idSabCyanKW18_F2, whole genome shotgun sequence DNA window TGTTCAAGATTTTTGTATTGTTGATGTTATTGATTTTGATGATGTGGATGGTGTTGATGATATTGATTATTTTGATAGTGTTGATCATTCTGATGATTTTGATGCAGTTGAGGATATTGATGACGATAATTTGGATGGTGATGATGTTCATAGTGTTTAAGATTTTGATAATGTGGATGGTATTGATCAATTGATGGTGATGAGTATTTTGATGAGTTGATGATTTTGATATCGATGATGTTGATGACTTTGACGACTTTGATGATATGGATGACGATGATTTTGAAACTGTTGATGATTTGCATGATATATGATGATTTTGATAGAGTGGTAAATTTTTATGGcgttaatgatgatgataaaaaATTCTAGATCGATGCCCATTAAGGTAAAATGAGTCGTTTTTTTTCATGACAATATATttactgtgttcagattgacaagaagaatgcagtgaatacatttttagatACAAAACTCCTTTGTTGTGCTCGAAAACttttcgaaattgggctttccgaagaaaagttaaagactactaatttcccgttaaggacACGTCGTTTCTGATGTTGGGCTCAGCGTGTTCGTTCGAAATTTCCTAATGAAATCTTTGCAGTGGCGTCGAGAATTTGCATGTAAATAATGCTTAAACGCCAGTGACATCCACCGGGCTTTAGAGCCGAGAGTCTAAACGAAAAATTTGGCTGATTTTATATCTGTCATCCAGGTGATCAAAAGGGTGATTAAAACCGGAAAGACTAAGGAAATTGATTTCGTGTCATATTTATCAATAGAGTAGGGGAAggggtgaatgtagggaacATGTCAGGCTAAATGAATTAGCGAGTTAATGAATCTGGATCGATTGTATCATTTGTTTCAGTGCAACTGAAATACATGCATGCATACGACATTCCGAAAGTTCGAAAGAACGAGAGAACGAACATACATTGTGTAATTCGAATCTCACTGGTTTCGTGAGACGAATAGTACGACAAAGAGGGAGATCGGAGATCGTCCGAGGTCCGAGACGAGACGCACGGATATCAGAGTATGAATATCGTTCCCGAAACGAgcgcgtcagtttttggacgaacgtagatttGGACGGACGTCTTTTGGTGCGTTGTGCGTATTTCGGAAATTTGGCGTAGAAAAACGACCAGACACTACAGTACCGTTTCCCGCAAAATCTGGTTCATTATACGGATGGTACAAAATGACAGCTAGTATGCACCGAATTCTTATCCATGGTGCAGATATTATCCAAGCATCAGTGCTCCCTATCGGTGCCTTGTCAGAAGaaccgcaagaatgccggaataAGGACGTCAAAATGTTCCGGGAATATCGAGCGCGAAAATGTTCAAGGTGCATATTAGTCATCATATATGTTGTGTTTTGTTCCTAATTGCATACGCTTATGTTCACAGAGTATCTACAAATCAAGATATATTTAACCGTTTAATGCTATCATCTGATCCGATAATTTCATCAGTGGCTAAGAAcacaaaacggaagaaaatgccATTCAGTGAAGCAGCACTGAAGTTATTGCGTGAACCAGATTTTGCGGGAAACGGTACTATTGACTCctccgaagctaacgatgaagaaatgaacagttatttagaaatataacatcagtgaatttttaaatcatttagtattaaatttatttttattttaaatgggtttataccatttgtattgatcgattatgttattttatgtaatttttcaggcgttaaacgtgatatttttagtcgcagtttgctcgaatgttccaccgtgatccaccgtgacatatacaTAAAATGAAAGCCACTACATTGCAGCACATAAAGTCgctgagattggctgcgcatacttgcgcctttttgaaataaatcatctTAAAATTGACTAGAAAATTGTCTAAAAACTGTAACAGCTTAAAATTCCATATGGTTAGAGTCtcgctctcttcagcaaaaagacgtatttttactatatcttaaattttactgaacatcaaaacgatgtagaaacggaaataagcaagtaaaattaggaaaactgatattaagggggtttgttattgtgtagctcaatatcttttttcccttaagggatagaaactttcttccttcaccaaatactcttgAAATAATGTTCTCTCCCACTTTTCCTTaggcactgtttattttggacctaaaataaaaaagttaatttttctatttattgattcacccccttaatgtaaattttttttatctaacaaaaaaataaattaaaaaccaagaaacttttgcgaagacactaatgcgaaaaacttaatagtttctccgcaaaagctgatgtccgcctatttttgaagccgtcccactgtgcggcgtgTCAAAAAAACCCTGCGAGGATGGCCGTACAGAACAATATCATCGGAGGCAGTATGCGTCatcgctggaatgatccccATTTTGGAATCATGCTTGTTGAAAATAACGAGTGTTACGGCGGACGAGAAGCACCAGAGGAGCTCGGAAATTAGTGAGCAACTGGGATACGGCCGAGAATGATAGATTGACGCACCGACTCATACCGGCTCCCGGTTCATAttggttgaacaggaaacatggggAAGTCGGCTTTCATCTGACCCAGTTCCTGTCGGGTCATGGtcgcttcaggcaatacctgcaccggttcggATACGCCGCGACATCAGTCTGTCCGGAATGCAGAGAGACGGTAGAAACCCCCCAGCACGTGGCATTCGATATCCAAGATTTGCCGCGGTGCGAAGCGAGATGCCAACCCTAAGTGTGGTCAACGTAGTTATTGATATTCGTCGAGAGGAGAGCACCTGGAATGCCGTCGGTAGCGGGCACCTCATGGCACAATGCCTGTTCGCTTTTCTCTTTAGCGTACCGGGAAAACAAggagtttttgagcgtaagaggAACACAACCGTGGAATCCGACTAGCCCTATTTTCATATTACAGTTACTGTAACAGCTTGAGTTAGTCGTGACATCTGTGGAgttaggatttgaacccggaACATCGTCGTGAaaggtgtgaatgctaaccgtGAATTGACGAATAACTCGACTGAGTGACTCAACTGTCTGCAAATGACAAACGAGCTACTTTATTTTGGTCGTGCATAGAGCCGTAATAGGGCCCATGTCGCAGTCGACTCACCCAATGCTAAGTTTTCCTATAATGTTTATAGGTACACCTCGACTctacattttgaacaactccctTGTGTTGCTCAGAATCTCTATTCTGAATTTTTATTAAACCGTATGCTCTaacttcattgatttcaaaaatgaaaaatcgaTGTGAATCTTACCTTTAGTTCCTTCCTCTCCATCTGATTCCTACGTATATCAGATTATGAAACGGTGGAAACTCAGCACCACGTGTGTCTACGAGGGAAATCAACAAAACAGGTTGCTAAGGTTACGGTCGTATCGCTATGTTACTGAATAAGATTGCCTTTGATCAGAATGCAAAACTGACGTGACAATTGGTTGAAATGAAAAGGGAAAACTGAACAAAATGTTTACTAAAAATAGAAAAGCCTGACATGTTTCATAAGGATTGCTGATACGCAATGGTATTGGTGGTTTGTTGGCATCGGGAAACGATTTCGCTATAGAAAAAAAACATTCCCGCGTACACGTATACGTGGCAAAGTGTGCGTAAGATAAATGTTAACAATCTCTGTACCCATTTGACATTGCAATCCTCAGATATTCGGGTTAGCGTGTTGCTTACTGTAACCGGAAACGAAAAACTACAGGTATAGTGCAAAGAAAATTTGCAAGGGACAATTCGGATCATTCACtaaaaacacacacacgcaAAAACATAATGTTCCGCATTCATCGGCCTGTTGTTTTATTATCGTTCCAAATTTCCAGAAAGGACAAAAATAAGTctaatttagtttgttttcctCTGCTGTTCAGTTGGTGTGTATGTGTCTGTgttgttttttctgtttcttcttctgcttctgtttcttcttcttcgttTATTCCAATTTTTGTTAGGCTTGAATACATAAAAAATGGTAATGTCGTTTCATTTTCCTACCCGATTTTCATCATctcagtttcaagtccataactcgaaaatttaattttctagtTTAAGTTCTTTGTCTCGGTGTTAAGTTTTTTGCTTTCTCTTTCGGTTTACgttaaataactttgtattcTTGGTTGTTCTACCAAAAATAGTGCGTTCTGCTGAGAGCAACTTTCAATTGCCTATCGCAAGaacaaaatttgtttaaaattccTATAACACGCGCATATCACGTGGCGTGAGTTTCGTTTTCTCCCCCACAATTGATAATACATCCGCTGCTACCCGcgcaagggactggcaacctAAGTTTGATTCGCTTGTTTGTTTGttgcttgttttttttgttatgtgaatgtgaaaataattacaaaaattcTGCGAGTGCGCTGCTGCTTAATTACATTAAGAGCTTATCTGTTCACTTGTCGCGTGTGCGATTTGTGGTTAAACATTCGAGAAGACGCGTTTTCAAACACTGTCGATTCTCATATCCGCACCCCTACCGTAACAGGGGCGGCTTGTTGTTTGCTTTATTTCTTACTGGTTCTCTACTATTAAAGCTTAAACTAAATCAAAAGGAGAGAAGCCTTGGGTGGCTCGGAAAAatgagaagtttttttttcgtaataATTTACTTCTCTTTGGCGATAATCTTTACAATTTCTCTGCAATCTCGTTCCCGCTCGGAACCGTTGCGTTAACACAAATTGCTAAATTACAGTCCATTGGTTTATTTCGATCCGTTTAATGTTTataattatataaaaaatatgCCTTTTTACATGGAAAAAATATGTTCTCCTTTCCAACGAATGGATCCTGATTTTTTTAAAAGCAACATTTCCCTAATGCTTTAATTCGACTATATTTCTCAACGCCTGTCTGCTCGttttgctcaattaaaaaaacagcaaaatgcGCGTTTTTAACATCCTTTACATTAGCGATCGAGTTTCAAATCATGTTTGATTTTTCTTGAGAAAGTTTCTCTCGTTAGCActccttcccttcttcctaaACAGCGGGAACAATGGATATAAGAACAAATGAACGTCTTCGGTTCGACTTCTCCCACAAGCATGACGCGTGACGTAGATGGGATTAAAGTGTTTCTAAAAATGAACACTAACAATCGGTTTCTAAAAAATAGACATAAAAATCTTCTTACAAGGAACGCCCTATTCTTTGATTAGAAGAAGGGAAGGAACTTTAAATCCGCCTACttgctttacttttttttacaataaaaaaaaagttcgaaATTCTTCCAACGGTCACGTGTTGTTTGTGTGTATGCATTATTGTGTGTATAAGCGTCTTCAAATGGGCTGTGTGTGTaggtgagtgtgtgtgtgtgtttatttGACTGATGATGGTATTGCTGTTTTGTCGTCAGTTAATACTAAACTGTCCTCTCAGCACTGAGTGTTTTTGTTGAAGATTTTCTGTCTgtgattttttataataaatagATATTATTAACTTGCTTCTTTCAATTAGATTTGAAGTGAATCCTAAGATAACTAGCTTACTTGCTTGCTCACCAACTGGCTTAGCGTTCCGTGTGTGTTTATGTCTGTTATGTTAATATATCTTCTGCTCTGCTTCGGTTTCTGATGCATATCTATTTGTCTGACTTCAAAAGCAACTGATCAGATTAACTGAGCTGTTTCGAATGgtgcagtttgagaaaaaagaaCAAGAGCTGGTGACTTGGTGGCTTGTCAAGTTACAAAACCTAAGCAGGGTGTGCAGTATTTTAGAGGAAGATATAGAAGTCTAGTGTTTCGGTTGTTTTTTAGTTCTTTTTAGACCAATCAGCTGCTACCTGCGTTTGTCTCTGTCAGGCTGATACCGTATCTGTTTTAAAAGTTGAACCCATCCCTGGGTACGTTCGGATTCTGATTAAACTGGAACGCATTCTCATCGACTCCCGGTCTCAATTCGTCCAGAACAGCTTCCTCGGTCTGAGAATGAAGGAAGAGATTGTAAAACAAGCTAGATCGATCCCTAATTCCATCCAACTTACCTCATCTGAGAAGAACTGCTCGATAATATCATACGCCAGTTTGTAGATTTCAATGTTTTCGTGATTTTGCAGAATTTCAATTTTCGAGACGCCGTCACATTCCTCGATCATATTGGCAATTTCCTCCGTATGGGGACCGGCCAGCTTCAGCATGTTATTGATACCGTCCAAGATAACCTGTTAAcattaaaaatttgaattaacaaaGTTTCCACCCGCAATCTTCTACGTTACTTACGTTGATCACTTGAGTATCCTTGCAAATAAGCAGATTACAGAATGGTGGTATGGCACCGTCCTTGATCAACTGTGCTACTTGTTCCCGGTTTCCGCTTATCGTCAGATTACTAATCGCCCACGCGGCTTCCTTTTGTGTTTGGAATTCGCCCTTGCCGAGGTTTTCGATGATCTTCGGCAACAGACCGGCATCGATCACTGCTTGCACCTGTGTCTGATTGCCAGCCGTAATGTTGGACAAAAACCAAACTGCCTCCTTGCGAATCTTGTCCTTCGCATGGCTCAACAGTGCAGGGAAATGGGACAGAGCATCACAATTCAATACGACCTAAAACGATAGTAAGTATGAAAGTCAAATGTGCCACGAAACAAGTTAGAACTGCAGCAGTACCTGTGTCTGATCATCTGAACCGGTGACAATGTTGCCAACGGCCCGCAAAGCCGCCGTCTGTACTTTGACTTCAACATGCGATAAGAGAGGGATCAATTTCGGTACTACACCACTGTCTATTACGAGCTGGATTTGTTCGTTGCCTCCGTCGGTCAAATAGCTGAGGGCCCATACGGTATCCACGAGGATGTTGATGTCGGTATGATGAATTAGCATATTCAAAGCTGGCAAAATCTCGAGAATTGTGTCGACTGGCGGAGGGGGATCCTTATTACGACACAGATTAACAATGACCCAGGTGACATTTCGTAAAAACGGTATTGGGATCTCGGGCTTAATGAATGACAAGAGCGGTTGAACTACGCCTAAGTTGATAACGTAATCCCGTAGACAGGGGCCGTCACCGATGATGTTACCCAGTGCCCAGACAGCTTGCTCGCAAACATTAGGAGCAGGAGAACCAAGTAAACGCAGGAAAAGTGGTACGGCATTAGCGCGAACCACCTGGTTGGTCTGTGCCGATGTTCCTGATGCGATATTTGTCAAAGCCCAAGCGGCTTCGAACTGTAGCAGTTGATTATCATCCCGTTCGAGACAACCGACCAGGATGGGTAATATTCCACTCTGTATCAGTGCATCGATCGGCGGGTTTCGATCTGAGGACAGCAAACGACGAGCCGATTGCACTGCTGCCAGCTGTTCGTCCTTGTCGGCGCTATTGCCTGCCTTTTCGACCAGCTTCTTCAGGTTTGATGGCGATGTGTAATCATCCTCGTCTGTCGATTCGGTTGTTGTTTGTGGTACATTACGGCGCTTGAGGATCGTTTCTTCACGTTTATTTTTACGCAACTCGACTGTCACCTCATTCCGGCGACGTCGCATTTCCTGTGAAGCAGAAACGACAAATTGATAAGAGCTTCCAAGGTATATAAGATGTTTATTGTGGAAAAGTTGTCTTGcaataaattatttagaaagtATCGTAGAGTTTCTAACCTGTAATCGTGCAACAACTTTTAGGAATCTTACCAACAATAGAATACATTCTATGTCATCATTCTATTAATTATGCAACCGTTTTTCTTGTTCTTTTAGATGATGGTCaacaatttaataaaattacatttctttaaaatggtgaatgaccctttgggttaaaaccactctaaataaaaaaaaattctttaaaatacatttttattgaaaaccacTTGCAGAATATCTTAATCGATAGAtacatttttttcaacaatttccAT harbors:
- the LOC128744641 gene encoding importin subunit alpha-3, with translation MASIDSQMKNRMQGFKNKGKDQEEMRRRRNEVTVELRKNKREETILKRRNVPQTTTESTDEDDYTSPSNLKKLVEKAGNSADKDEQLAAVQSARRLLSSDRNPPIDALIQSGILPILVGCLERDDNQLLQFEAAWALTNIASGTSAQTNQVVRANAVPLFLRLLGSPAPNVCEQAVWALGNIIGDGPCLRDYVINLGVVQPLLSFIKPEIPIPFLRNVTWVIVNLCRNKDPPPPVDTILEILPALNMLIHHTDINILVDTVWALSYLTDGGNEQIQLVIDSGVVPKLIPLLSHVEVKVQTAALRAVGNIVTGSDDQTQVVLNCDALSHFPALLSHAKDKIRKEAVWFLSNITAGNQTQVQAVIDAGLLPKIIENLGKGEFQTQKEAAWAISNLTISGNREQVAQLIKDGAIPPFCNLLICKDTQVINVILDGINNMLKLAGPHTEEIANMIEECDGVSKIEILQNHENIEIYKLAYDIIEQFFSDETEEAVLDELRPGVDENAFQFNQNPNVPRDGFNF